A single Campylobacter concisus DNA region contains:
- a CDS encoding DUF2213 domain-containing protein, whose product MDFKINDDGYIITKAKMASIQPMEYLGEEIGRTSGKVYKVFRDEKEVFSPETIKSFEGKPLTLTHPDDDVTAKNWKDTAIGHIQNVRREGDFLVGDAYINDEIAIKIIKEQGIKEVSCGYDSKLIERDGKIWQTNIRGNHLAVVAEGRAGKDCKLGDSKRIKMKFINKLKGALTAAKKFKDNDEVGKEKVEEANEANNELVDLLEQALSGAEEVSTKLDETTAELEKTKTELADVKAKSVKDDDGTDENAEIAELKAKIEALEKENAELKAEIEKLKGEAATTEAVTDAKANFSHVKLSDAKNARGVYEAVILDSKVFEASELKKLSDSEIHALYLGLKAAKRTKDNSGSVLDKFYDAKPNKIDLNKKFGGK is encoded by the coding sequence ATGGATTTTAAGATAAACGATGACGGCTACATAATAACAAAAGCCAAAATGGCAAGTATTCAGCCTATGGAATACCTGGGCGAGGAAATAGGACGCACAAGCGGCAAGGTATATAAAGTTTTTCGGGATGAAAAAGAAGTTTTTAGCCCTGAAACAATAAAAAGCTTTGAGGGTAAGCCGCTAACGCTAACACACCCAGACGACGACGTAACCGCCAAGAACTGGAAAGATACTGCCATAGGACATATTCAAAACGTGCGCCGTGAGGGTGATTTTTTGGTAGGCGACGCATATATAAACGACGAAATAGCGATCAAAATAATAAAAGAACAAGGAATAAAGGAGGTAAGTTGCGGATATGACAGCAAACTAATCGAGCGTGATGGGAAAATTTGGCAAACGAATATAAGGGGCAATCATTTGGCAGTAGTAGCCGAGGGGCGAGCTGGCAAAGATTGTAAATTAGGTGATAGCAAAAGGATAAAAATGAAATTCATAAATAAATTAAAAGGCGCTTTGACAGCAGCCAAAAAGTTTAAAGACAACGACGAAGTTGGTAAAGAGAAAGTAGAGGAAGCTAACGAGGCTAATAATGAGCTAGTTGATCTTTTAGAGCAAGCATTAAGTGGAGCTGAGGAAGTAAGCACAAAACTAGACGAAACAACAGCAGAGCTTGAAAAAACAAAAACTGAGCTAGCAGATGTAAAAGCCAAAAGCGTAAAAGACGATGACGGCACGGACGAGAACGCAGAAATTGCCGAGCTAAAAGCTAAAATTGAAGCGTTGGAAAAAGAAAACGCCGAGCTAAAAGCAGAGATCGAGAAACTAAAAGGCGAGGCAGCTACAACCGAAGCCGTAACAGACGCTAAAGCAAATTTTAGCCACGTAAAACTAAGCGACGCTAAGAACGCTAGGGGCGTTTATGAGGCGGTTATCCTAGATAGTAAAGTATTTGAGGCTAGCGAACTCAAAAAGCTAAGCGATAGCGAGATACACGCTTTGTACCTAGGGCTAAAGGCGGCTAAAAGGACTAAAGACAACAGCGGCAGCGTGTTAGATAAATTTTACGACGCTAAGCCAAACAAAATTGATTTAAATAAAAAATTTGGAGGTAAATAA
- a CDS encoding structural cement protein Gp24, with product MGYLDKRAFAGQVARAGESAVVALAYVNNDTEVIPFGVFVTSKDGGVAKVSKATDQIMGVSLKMGTKSENKPSEVMSVLSISYGSEVWVQGKENHGLAVGDTIQVEATAGADAGKVAKAATLAVTAAKDKFYVTEVSGNLVKLMRKE from the coding sequence ATGGGCTATTTAGATAAAAGAGCTTTTGCAGGACAAGTAGCTAGAGCGGGCGAAAGTGCCGTAGTAGCGTTAGCTTATGTAAATAACGATACCGAGGTTATCCCTTTTGGCGTATTTGTGACTAGCAAGGACGGCGGCGTAGCCAAAGTAAGCAAAGCAACCGATCAGATTATGGGCGTTAGCCTTAAAATGGGGACTAAGAGCGAAAACAAGCCAAGCGAGGTTATGAGCGTTTTATCAATCTCTTATGGTAGTGAAGTTTGGGTACAAGGTAAAGAAAATCACGGCTTAGCAGTTGGCGACACTATCCAAGTAGAAGCAACAGCAGGCGCAGACGCTGGCAAGGTAGCTAAAGCGGCAACGCTAGCAGTGACAGCAGCTAAAGACAAATTTTACGTAACCGAAGTAAGCGGTAATCTTGTAAAACTAATGAGAAAGGAATAA
- a CDS encoding major capsid family protein — MKLRDEEILSQLASAAASFNEGFKEREYPEVQLANFVPITQKGDESIDALDYGEIEGTQDLENGLIDENTTSLETEGLNITAKKGLYLIWAKSAVYTSEAVARAKRLDIELDTANLSNLERIALLTMQKTALVGHAKIGAVQGLLNNTSVKAKDLTAGTAISTMTGAEARAFFLSLIEFGYKQNGGLLIPNTIAIDSEDLMALASKYDNSISAVNGGINALTAIKEALKQSTGVDVNIVGIPLGFAQGLGGGKGKNRAVVYTKSEDVLSTDWALSPTAMQPFQRSVLSWEIAVKAKFTGTLIRQLDKVVYVNYKA, encoded by the coding sequence ATGAAACTAAGAGACGAGGAAATTTTAAGCCAGCTTGCGTCGGCAGCGGCTAGTTTTAACGAGGGCTTTAAAGAGCGTGAATATCCAGAAGTGCAACTAGCTAATTTTGTGCCTATTACACAAAAGGGCGACGAGAGCATAGACGCACTAGATTACGGCGAGATCGAAGGAACGCAAGATTTAGAAAACGGCTTAATTGATGAAAACACAACGTCACTAGAAACCGAGGGTTTAAACATTACAGCCAAAAAAGGACTATACCTAATATGGGCTAAGTCAGCGGTTTATACTAGCGAAGCAGTAGCTAGAGCTAAAAGGCTAGATATTGAGCTAGACACAGCAAACCTTAGCAACCTTGAGCGTATAGCACTTCTTACAATGCAAAAAACAGCGCTTGTCGGTCACGCAAAGATCGGTGCGGTGCAAGGCTTGCTAAATAACACTAGCGTAAAAGCAAAAGACCTAACAGCTGGTACGGCAATTAGTACAATGACTGGTGCAGAAGCTAGAGCGTTTTTCTTATCGCTAATTGAGTTTGGCTACAAGCAAAACGGCGGGCTACTAATTCCTAATACGATCGCAATCGACAGTGAAGACCTTATGGCACTAGCTAGCAAATATGATAACTCTATTAGCGCGGTAAATGGTGGCATAAACGCACTAACCGCTATTAAAGAGGCACTAAAACAAAGCACGGGTGTCGATGTTAATATCGTCGGCATACCTTTAGGCTTCGCACAAGGCTTAGGTGGTGGCAAGGGTAAAAACAGAGCCGTTGTATATACAAAGAGCGAGGACGTGCTAAGCACTGATTGGGCTTTATCGCCGACAGCAATGCAACCATTTCAAAGAAGCGTATTAAGCTGGGAAATCGCCGTTAAAGCTAAATTTACGGGCACATTAATTCGCCAGCTTGACAAAGTGGTTTACGTAAATTACAAGGCTTAA
- a CDS encoding DUF4054 domain-containing protein, producing the protein MTAADFLNKFPEFQAVDETRIELSLDEASLQVTEKIWGRFYEVGVLHLAAHILAMQGALSTEANTSPQPLREIGSKTVGSLSVSYTSGKTGFESESGSYYLTKYGQRYLELKKLVIPHFGLVR; encoded by the coding sequence ATGACAGCAGCCGATTTTTTAAATAAATTCCCTGAATTTCAAGCGGTAGATGAAACACGCATAGAGCTAAGTTTAGATGAGGCGAGTTTGCAGGTTACCGAAAAAATATGGGGGCGTTTTTACGAAGTCGGCGTTTTACACTTAGCGGCTCACATTTTGGCAATGCAGGGGGCATTAAGCACGGAAGCTAATACCAGCCCCCAACCTCTGCGAGAAATAGGCAGTAAAACCGTAGGTAGCCTAAGCGTAAGCTATACAAGTGGGAAAACTGGCTTTGAGAGCGAAAGCGGAAGCTACTATTTAACCAAATACGGACAACGCTACCTAGAGCTTAAAAAGCTAGTAATTCCACATTTTGGGCTAGTTAGATGA
- a CDS encoding phage neck terminator protein — translation MNVNESLVRDSYSKTLNDKTAYLTLHLLTSTQKGREYKFIEGEKEVITSTREAVVSVNAFGKNANFIIEKLNTLFYSSECLKELKILGLGLVTISPIRNLSQIVGGGVEERASIDLTLSYINRVEVSQNEIKKAEIKTADFGIKVNR, via the coding sequence TTGAACGTAAATGAAAGCCTAGTGCGTGATAGCTACTCCAAAACGCTAAATGATAAGACGGCATATTTAACGCTTCATTTGCTAACTAGCACGCAAAAAGGGCGTGAGTATAAATTTATCGAGGGCGAAAAAGAGGTTATCACTTCAACACGTGAAGCCGTGGTTAGCGTAAATGCTTTTGGCAAAAATGCGAACTTCATAATCGAAAAATTAAACACCCTTTTTTATTCTAGCGAGTGCTTAAAAGAGCTTAAGATTTTAGGATTAGGGCTGGTAACGATTAGTCCTATTAGGAACTTAAGCCAAATAGTAGGCGGTGGCGTAGAGGAGCGAGCTAGTATAGATTTGACGCTAAGCTACATAAATAGAGTGGAAGTTTCTCAAAACGAGATTAAAAAAGCCGAGATTAAAACGGCAGATTTTGGCATAAAGGTAAATAGATGA
- a CDS encoding DUF3383 domain-containing protein, translating to MSLTIKRIVNIQLNEQGQIAKNRDFSVIAILSDDWCEAFDDVNTRFVSIASANDAALNFGSESRVTKAAKAIFSVSGVKKAIVAKWVKENKTTQATANELRGSALNVGINKLKAIASGSFKLNVGGVDKVYTNLDFSSCVDFEAVATKLTAAISKDGIKAVYDAEGNRFIIRAATAGKNDNTRLGFFEKADNGDFIGVLLNLVSGKSDIYVGKDSVTQKKESLSEALDKLFNATQGFYGVYSSAILADEEVAELNEWITSAQNPSVVGYTITRKAQLESVNTNVIKKIADKDSGRFFATYNNTGDEHAGAELLAKALSTNWEGSNTAQTMKFKNLKTAGTDETITLNLAEKCDKLGVNYYTDYDGVSMIAEGVALGGKFIDEVVGLDAFNNRTQIAVFNVLKGAKKVPQTDKGQVRLIAAVKQVCEQFVKNGFIAPGQWRGDPVGTLESGDYLDLGYYVYSPSYTEQLQADREARKSVPINVAIKLAGAIHSVDILINYNR from the coding sequence ATGAGTTTAACAATAAAAAGGATAGTAAATATCCAGCTAAACGAACAAGGGCAGATCGCAAAGAATAGAGATTTTAGCGTAATAGCTATTTTAAGCGATGATTGGTGCGAGGCTTTCGATGATGTAAATACAAGATTTGTAAGTATCGCTAGTGCAAACGACGCCGCCCTAAATTTTGGCAGTGAAAGCAGAGTAACCAAGGCGGCAAAAGCTATTTTTAGCGTGAGCGGTGTAAAAAAGGCGATCGTTGCTAAGTGGGTAAAAGAGAACAAGACAACACAAGCAACGGCAAACGAACTAAGAGGCTCGGCGCTAAACGTAGGAATAAATAAGTTAAAGGCTATCGCAAGCGGAAGCTTTAAGCTAAACGTAGGCGGAGTGGATAAAGTTTATACAAATTTGGATTTTAGCTCTTGTGTAGATTTTGAGGCGGTGGCTACAAAACTAACAGCGGCGATTAGCAAAGACGGAATAAAGGCGGTATATGACGCAGAGGGCAACCGCTTTATTATTAGAGCGGCAACCGCTGGCAAAAATGACAACACAAGGCTGGGCTTTTTTGAAAAAGCGGATAATGGCGACTTTATAGGTGTGCTTTTAAATTTAGTTAGTGGCAAGAGCGATATTTACGTAGGCAAAGATAGTGTAACGCAGAAAAAAGAGAGCCTAAGCGAGGCGTTAGATAAATTATTCAACGCAACACAAGGCTTTTACGGCGTTTATTCGTCAGCTATTTTGGCAGACGAGGAAGTAGCAGAGCTTAACGAGTGGATCACTTCAGCACAAAACCCAAGCGTAGTAGGCTATACGATCACACGCAAGGCACAGCTTGAAAGTGTGAATACAAACGTGATAAAAAAAATAGCCGACAAAGACAGCGGTCGCTTTTTTGCAACATACAACAACACGGGCGACGAACACGCAGGCGCTGAATTGCTAGCAAAAGCATTAAGCACTAATTGGGAGGGATCAAACACAGCCCAAACAATGAAGTTTAAAAACCTAAAAACGGCTGGCACCGATGAAACAATCACGCTAAATTTAGCCGAGAAGTGCGACAAATTAGGCGTAAATTATTATACTGATTATGACGGCGTAAGCATGATAGCCGAGGGTGTGGCTTTAGGCGGTAAATTTATCGATGAAGTTGTAGGGCTTGACGCTTTTAATAACCGCACACAAATAGCAGTATTTAACGTGCTAAAAGGTGCTAAGAAAGTGCCACAAACCGACAAGGGACAAGTAAGACTAATAGCAGCAGTTAAGCAAGTTTGCGAGCAGTTTGTTAAAAATGGCTTTATCGCTCCAGGACAATGGCGTGGTGACCCAGTTGGCACACTAGAAAGTGGCGATTACTTGGATTTAGGCTATTACGTTTACAGCCCTAGCTACACCGAGCAACTACAAGCAGATAGGGAAGCTAGAAAATCAGTGCCTATCAATGTGGCTATTAAGCTAGCTGGTGCAATACATAGCGTAGATATTTTGATTAATTACAACAGATAA
- a CDS encoding phage protein produces the protein MARYQHDTIVLYLNGYEITAYADGSDVISIENAADAGAYTIGANGRGVFVGSCNQSGTLTLKLLQHSEDCKFLQDLYNLQRSDFKKDNLLTLEFKDTLNGDELSGINGFFVSDGGFKRGDAHNPTEFKIAFERINKRLENGAGN, from the coding sequence ATGGCAAGATACCAACACGATACGATCGTTTTATATTTAAACGGCTATGAAATAACTGCTTATGCAGACGGAAGCGATGTAATAAGTATAGAAAACGCAGCGGACGCAGGAGCTTATACAATAGGTGCAAATGGCAGAGGGGTGTTTGTGGGAAGTTGCAACCAAAGCGGCACGCTAACTCTGAAACTTCTACAACACAGCGAGGATTGTAAATTTTTGCAAGACCTTTACAACCTACAGCGGAGCGACTTTAAAAAAGATAATCTTTTAACACTAGAATTTAAAGACACACTAAACGGCGATGAATTAAGCGGAATAAATGGTTTTTTTGTAAGCGATGGCGGCTTTAAGAGGGGCGACGCTCACAACCCAACCGAGTTTAAAATTGCCTTTGAAAGAATAAACAAACGCCTAGAAAATGGAGCTGGAAACTAA
- a CDS encoding putative phage tail assembly chaperone, producing MQTYELMINENKYVLRSANFFETKTQLQSLLGLAKDAIKMQGEDVNIDVGQIIANIGSAAFSGVENFILKYASVINAEGGEILLRNMSQAETHFNANRGDYAQLILEGLKYHFLDFLPAGAKSLTGITAYLNKA from the coding sequence ATGCAAACATACGAGCTAATGATAAATGAAAACAAATACGTTTTAAGAAGTGCAAATTTCTTTGAAACAAAAACGCAGTTGCAAAGCCTTTTAGGATTAGCCAAGGACGCTATTAAAATGCAAGGCGAGGATGTAAATATAGATGTAGGGCAAATTATCGCTAATATAGGCAGTGCGGCGTTTAGTGGAGTTGAGAATTTTATTTTAAAATACGCTAGCGTGATAAATGCAGAGGGTGGCGAAATACTATTAAGAAATATGAGCCAAGCCGAAACACATTTTAATGCCAACAGAGGCGATTACGCACAGCTTATTTTAGAGGGGTTAAAATACCATTTTTTAGACTTCTTACCCGCTGGGGCAAAATCCTTAACGGGTATAACAGCCTACCTAAACAAGGCGTAA
- a CDS encoding phage baseplate protein has translation MIEVTSRKIGTFRLDATEQENNKSTLRTTKNPIESGANVADHAVLEPKQITIKGKIVAYEPPSFTQFDEIMQVVRFNLPYIKTAHRFTQKAYKLYNNVKHIKNEAMRYARIFGIDKKIREIAPFLTDGKENKDNSTSKNRLQSLYEKLLEVQKSGEFLIVTTGLKTYRNMLITSIEVTTESDLYADVTLTLEEIFVVETKTAKGLNVGKRGVNLGKTEPKLKKSSLLKDIF, from the coding sequence ATGATTGAAGTAACAAGCCGTAAGATAGGCACGTTTAGATTAGATGCAACCGAGCAAGAAAATAATAAAAGCACACTACGCACTACCAAAAATCCGATAGAAAGTGGGGCAAATGTAGCCGATCACGCCGTGCTAGAGCCGAAGCAAATAACAATCAAGGGCAAAATAGTAGCCTATGAGCCACCTAGCTTTACGCAATTTGACGAGATTATGCAAGTAGTCCGTTTTAACTTGCCATATATAAAAACCGCTCATCGCTTCACTCAAAAGGCATACAAACTCTACAACAATGTAAAGCATATAAAAAACGAGGCAATGCGATACGCTAGGATTTTTGGTATTGATAAAAAAATACGCGAAATAGCTCCCTTTTTAACCGACGGAAAAGAAAATAAAGATAACAGCACCTCCAAAAATAGACTACAAAGCCTATACGAAAAGCTTTTAGAAGTGCAAAAGAGCGGCGAGTTTTTGATCGTGACAACTGGATTAAAAACATATAGGAATATGTTAATCACAAGTATTGAAGTAACCACTGAAAGCGATCTTTACGCTGACGTTACGCTCACGCTCGAGGAGATTTTTGTCGTTGAAACAAAAACGGCTAAAGGGCTAAACGTAGGTAAAAGAGGTGTAAATTTAGGCAAGACCGAGCCAAAACTAAAAAAATCAAGCCTTTTAAAGGATATATTTTGA
- a CDS encoding phage baseplate plug family protein: protein MIYEIMTTTELKQTQNFNIFGMELELTLKYNEVGAVWQYDLTDLNTNKILAFNKGLAVNAPSLINKNLPFVFMLVDTTKSGVNCVYFSELGERLKLYAVDKKEFNAAMSEIAKDRT from the coding sequence TTGATTTACGAGATAATGACGACGACCGAGCTAAAACAAACGCAAAATTTTAATATATTCGGCATGGAGCTAGAACTAACCCTTAAATATAACGAGGTTGGCGCAGTTTGGCAATATGATTTAACCGATCTAAACACAAATAAAATTTTAGCTTTTAATAAGGGTTTAGCGGTTAATGCACCAAGTCTTATTAATAAGAACCTACCTTTTGTTTTTATGCTAGTTGATACCACGAAAAGCGGCGTTAATTGTGTTTATTTTAGCGAGTTAGGCGAACGCTTGAAGCTTTATGCTGTCGATAAAAAAGAGTTTAACGCAGCGATGAGTGAGATAGCAAAGGATAGGACGTGA
- a CDS encoding phage protein, which yields MRQYGRRYRLEIGNNKQSIVIDNLAISFNIEKTISEEPNTSKIEIYNLNANNRNQIANKIFNQVKLFAGYDEPRLIFAGQITQAYTSRNDLDFITHIECGDGQNDYSKSRVYTTLKAGVKDSDVVNMCVKAMSSSKQGVVDLPKDKALPRCKVLSGDIKDYLKHVAKNNDANWHILDGNLNILPKNKIINDSEGFVLSEKTGLINSPEKTDDGLRVTCLLNPKLNIGSLVRIQSILSEYDGDYKITKLTHSGDFLNDTWQTELIAINGKFNKVEKK from the coding sequence GTGAGACAATATGGCAGGCGGTATCGCTTAGAAATAGGCAATAATAAACAAAGCATAGTAATAGATAATCTCGCTATAAGCTTTAACATTGAAAAGACGATAAGCGAAGAGCCGAATACTAGCAAAATAGAAATTTATAACCTAAACGCCAACAACCGCAACCAAATAGCGAATAAGATTTTTAACCAAGTGAAATTATTTGCTGGCTACGACGAACCAAGATTAATTTTTGCAGGGCAAATAACGCAGGCTTATACCAGCCGCAATGATTTGGATTTTATAACGCATATTGAGTGCGGCGACGGACAAAATGACTATTCAAAATCTAGGGTATACACGACGCTAAAAGCTGGCGTAAAGGATAGCGACGTAGTAAATATGTGCGTTAAAGCAATGTCAAGCTCAAAACAAGGCGTGGTAGATTTGCCAAAAGATAAAGCTTTGCCAAGATGTAAAGTATTAAGTGGCGATATAAAGGATTATTTAAAACACGTAGCCAAAAACAACGACGCTAACTGGCATATATTAGACGGTAATTTAAACATTTTACCAAAGAATAAAATTATCAACGATAGCGAGGGCTTTGTTTTGAGTGAAAAAACTGGCTTGATTAACAGCCCAGAAAAGACCGACGATGGGCTAAGGGTCACGTGTTTATTAAACCCTAAATTAAATATCGGCTCTCTCGTACGAATACAATCAATTCTAAGCGAATATGACGGCGATTATAAGATAACTAAGCTAACGCATAGTGGCGATTTTCTAAACGATACGTGGCAAACAGAATTAATCGCAATAAATGGAAAATTTAACAAAGTAGAGAAAAAATGA
- a CDS encoding Gp138 family membrane-puncturing spike protein produces the protein MNDPNLTQIFDSGLLSFEAGVHTALPAKVLKFNAGDNTVQVELMINELKRDGVSVPLPPIDDVPVQFFRGGDFVITTPIRKGDHGLCIFAERCIDGWFASASKGEPLDFRLHDYSDGFFLTGFSPRPLAVKDVDLDGVCMRTLSKSTYLKLSEGKIIIKGNIEQTGDYKQIGNKNLVGNFSQVEGDSVSSGTITAKDMIGSGVSLKHHTHGGDSGGTTTQPN, from the coding sequence ATGAACGATCCAAATTTAACGCAGATTTTTGATAGCGGATTATTAAGTTTTGAGGCAGGGGTACATACGGCGCTACCTGCTAAGGTGCTTAAATTTAATGCAGGTGACAATACGGTGCAAGTCGAGCTAATGATAAACGAGCTAAAACGTGACGGCGTAAGCGTGCCATTACCGCCGATAGACGATGTGCCAGTACAATTTTTTAGGGGTGGCGATTTTGTAATCACTACGCCGATAAGAAAGGGTGATCACGGACTTTGTATATTTGCTGAGCGTTGCATTGACGGCTGGTTTGCTAGTGCTAGCAAGGGCGAGCCGTTAGATTTTAGGCTACACGACTACTCGGACGGCTTCTTTTTAACTGGCTTTAGCCCTCGCCCCTTAGCGGTTAAAGATGTAGATTTAGACGGCGTTTGCATGCGAACACTAAGCAAAAGCACCTATCTAAAACTATCCGAGGGAAAAATCATAATCAAGGGTAATATAGAACAGACGGGCGACTATAAACAAATAGGAAATAAAAATCTAGTTGGCAATTTTTCACAAGTCGAGGGCGATAGCGTAAGTAGTGGCACAATTACCGCCAAAGATATGATAGGTAGTGGCGTAAGTTTAAAACACCATACACATGGCGGCGATAGCGGCGGTACAACTACACAACCAAACTAA
- a CDS encoding baseplate J/gp47 family protein has protein sequence MSENRIIIDELETIKERLENGFKAIYGENLELGSSTPDGQMIGLFSEALSEVNQVLTFIVQMLDPYLATGEWLDQRVAYAGLLRKTADYSRASGVTIHGASGTIIKKGTILKDKNSNLWATDYEITLGTEGSKAVSITSQETGAFRINEQDELEMQEIILGVDRIVATQNSTLGADEESDGDLLLRFMQSHSINNNDERQGLESYLLNLKGVKQCKVLENYTNQTDANGVEPHSLNAIVLGGDDTAIGEAILRKKIGGCGVQGQTKLEIEFLGAKREVKFDRPTQINPRIFLRIKRTEGVTDINTDKIKELLSNHVFNIGEDVYISRLYSIINDVKGFEVTQFTINGGQSLPVAVREICVINKNDIDLAVV, from the coding sequence GTGAGTGAAAATAGAATAATAATCGATGAATTAGAGACCATAAAAGAGCGTTTAGAAAATGGCTTTAAGGCGATTTATGGCGAAAATTTAGAACTAGGGTCATCAACACCAGACGGACAAATGATCGGGCTATTTAGCGAGGCGTTGAGCGAAGTTAATCAAGTGCTTACTTTTATCGTACAAATGTTAGACCCATACTTAGCGACTGGCGAGTGGCTAGACCAGCGCGTAGCTTATGCAGGGCTTTTAAGAAAAACGGCAGATTATAGTAGGGCTAGTGGCGTAACGATACACGGAGCTAGTGGAACTATTATCAAAAAAGGCACAATTTTAAAAGATAAAAATAGCAATTTGTGGGCAACTGACTACGAAATAACACTAGGCACAGAGGGGTCAAAAGCCGTTAGTATAACCAGCCAAGAAACGGGGGCGTTTAGGATAAACGAGCAAGACGAGCTAGAAATGCAAGAGATAATCCTAGGCGTTGATAGAATAGTGGCTACTCAAAACTCAACACTAGGAGCAGACGAGGAAAGCGACGGCGACCTTTTGCTTAGATTTATGCAAAGCCATAGCATTAACAATAACGACGAGCGCCAAGGGCTAGAAAGCTACCTACTCAACCTAAAGGGCGTAAAACAATGCAAGGTTTTAGAAAACTACACTAACCAAACAGACGCCAACGGAGTAGAGCCACATAGCCTAAATGCTATTGTTTTAGGTGGCGATGATACGGCAATAGGCGAAGCAATATTAAGAAAAAAAATAGGCGGCTGCGGTGTACAAGGGCAGACAAAGCTAGAAATTGAGTTTTTGGGTGCTAAGCGTGAGGTTAAATTTGACCGCCCAACACAGATAAACCCTAGAATATTTTTGCGTATAAAACGCACCGAGGGCGTAACGGATATAAATACCGATAAAATAAAAGAGTTACTATCTAACCACGTTTTTAACATAGGCGAGGACGTTTATATTAGCCGCCTATATAGCATTATAAACGACGTTAAAGGTTTTGAGGTTACGCAATTCACAATAAATGGCGGACAAAGCCTGCCGGTAGCCGTGCGTGAGATATGCGTAATCAATAAAAACGATATTGATTTGGCGGTAGTGTAA
- a CDS encoding DUF2612 domain-containing protein — MVELIWQYRKKPRARATAKLLNDEVYKTFDDAIKIAEILNIDTASGYALDLVGRHVGVSREQQNLILKDFFAFTQTEKKQGFNKGEFYRLGNSLKGSFYLNDSDYRFLIKAKIIKNYQTGTLENSYKSLEFLLGAGNFIFDNYDMTLNLVLKNAKTTQFLINLIFKNDILARPVGVGLNVILIADKKCFGFTQNKANLAFGVGKFARIYKEQ, encoded by the coding sequence ATGGTTGAACTGATTTGGCAATACCGCAAAAAGCCAAGGGCTAGAGCGACCGCAAAGCTTCTAAACGATGAAGTGTATAAAACCTTTGATGATGCCATAAAAATAGCCGAAATTTTAAATATTGATACTGCGAGCGGTTACGCTTTAGATTTGGTCGGTCGCCACGTAGGTGTAAGTAGAGAGCAGCAAAATCTAATATTAAAAGATTTTTTCGCCTTTACCCAAACCGAGAAAAAACAAGGTTTTAATAAGGGTGAGTTTTACCGCTTAGGCAATTCTTTAAAGGGTAGTTTTTATCTCAACGATAGTGATTATAGATTTTTAATAAAAGCAAAAATTATCAAGAACTACCAAACTGGCACGCTAGAGAATAGCTACAAGTCGCTAGAGTTTTTATTAGGGGCTGGCAACTTCATATTTGATAATTACGATATGACCTTAAATTTGGTCTTAAAAAATGCTAAGACAACACAATTTTTAATAAACCTAATTTTTAAAAACGACATTTTAGCTCGCCCAGTAGGCGTAGGGCTAAACGTGATACTAATCGCTGACAAAAAATGCTTTGGCTTCACGCAAAATAAAGCCAATCTAGCCTTTGGCGTTGGCAAGTTTGCAAGAATATATAAGGAGCAGTAA